The Eurosta solidaginis isolate ZX-2024a chromosome 4, ASM4086904v1, whole genome shotgun sequence genome includes a window with the following:
- the LOC137248255 gene encoding acanthoscurrin-1-like, whose product MKVIVCLLALSALTASVNATFLKVLGGGLLASKLSGGGNSYSSGGSYGGGYSGGGWNSGYSGGSYGGGSYDGGYSGGHGGGGAQVIKVITIDGGHSGGYGGGYSGGHGGGYSGGYSGGHGGGYSGGYSGGHGGGYSGGYSGGYGGGYSGGYSGGHGGGYSGGYSGGYGGGYSSYGSGHDYGHGGGGSYGHGGGSTVQVYKIISSGGGSYGGGSYGGGHGGGYGGSQGGWGGWDRK is encoded by the exons ATGAAA GTGATCGTGTGTTTATTAGCACTAAGCGCTTTAACAGCATCAGTCAATGCAACATTCCTTAAAGTATTAGGCGGTGGCCTATTAGCCAGTAAACTTTCGGGAGGTGGTAATAGCTACAGCAGTGGTGGTAGCTATGGTGGTGGCTATAGTGGAGGTGGTTGGAATAGCGGTTACAGCGGTGGTAGTTACGGAGGAGGAAGCTACGATGGCGGTTACAGTGGTGGTCATGGAGGTGGCGGCGCTCAAGTTATTAAAGTCATTACCATAGATGGCGGCCATAGTGGTGGCTACGGGGGTGGTTATAGCGGTGGTCACGGAGGTGGCTACAGTGGTGGATATAGCGGTGGTCACGGAGGTGGCTACAGTGGTGGATATAGCGGTGGTCACGGAGGTGGCTACAGTGGTGGCTATAGCGGTGGTTACGGAGGTGGCTACAGTGGTGGATATAGCGGTGGTCACGGAGGTGGCTACAGTGGTGGCTATAGCGGTGGTTACGGAGGTGGCTACAGTAGCTACGGAAGTGGCCATGATTATGGTCATGGAGGTGGCGGCAGCTACGGTCATGGCGGTGGTAGCACCGTACAAGTTTACAAGATCATCTCATCAGGCGGTGGTAGCTATGGTGGCGGTAGTTACGGTGGCGGTCATGGAGGTGGCTATGGTGGTAGCCAGGGCGGCTGGGGAGGTTGGGACAGGAAGTAA